The Asterias rubens unplaced genomic scaffold, eAstRub1.3, whole genome shotgun sequence DNA window GTGATGCAACATAAGGTGTCTCTGCCTTCGGAAGGCGCACTTGTTGGTGTGAAGCACCTCGAGAATGGTGAAAATTGCTGTTGACCTCCTCATACCGTATTGTGGCCATAGCCACATAAGGTTTGATGAAGTACATCACTGGTTTGGTACTAGACAAACTCCTCCCAAGCTGCAAAAAACCTTCTCTGTCCTCGATGACTTGTCTTGACTTCCTCTGTTTTCTTGACATTTTGGGAGGCTTGGTTGTGACAGAAGGAGGAGGCTTAGTGGTGTCCGATGTCTTTGAGGTTGTACTGGAACTTGTGGGAGGCTTTGGGATGTCAATGCACCGCTTGGTCTTTGGGCATTTCGCTGAGATTTTCTTCCTCGGTGTTCGGACCAGTTTCTTCAGCTCATGTGGACAATGGGG harbors:
- the LOC117306497 gene encoding uncharacterized protein LOC117306497; translated protein: MSKPIDPRGTPQPHCPHELKKLVRTPRKKISAKCPKTKRCIDIPKPPTSSSTTSKTSDTTKPPPSVTTKPPKMSRKQRKSRQVIEDREGFLQLGRSLSSTKPVMYFIKPYVAMATIRYEEVNSNFHHSRGASHQQVRLPKAETPYVASRKQGKRRRKRKKQIVKRRRRRKWKVPWEASVKFSWRNDGQMDNNKTGSQGGN